A stretch of Streptomyces vietnamensis DNA encodes these proteins:
- a CDS encoding DUF5133 domain-containing protein, whose translation MLMAHPAVLRELIEQYETLKMLKAENGGEEVRRRMDDLAYTLCVSTGTRDVDAALIAARHRLPGARPEDDSVLSA comes from the coding sequence GTGCTGATGGCCCACCCCGCGGTCCTGCGCGAGCTCATCGAGCAGTACGAGACGCTCAAGATGCTCAAGGCCGAGAACGGCGGCGAAGAAGTACGGCGGCGCATGGACGACCTCGCCTACACGCTGTGCGTGTCCACCGGTACGCGGGACGTGGACGCGGCGCTGATCGCGGCCCGCCACCGTCTGCCGGGCGCGCGCCCCGAGGACGACTCGGTGCTGAGCGCCTGA
- a CDS encoding DUF5670 family protein, whose translation MVPLLLVLLLALLLFGAGFAVKALWWIAVVVLVLWLLGFVARPRGGTSRWYRW comes from the coding sequence ATGGTCCCCCTGCTTCTCGTCCTGCTCCTCGCCCTGCTGCTCTTCGGCGCCGGCTTCGCCGTCAAGGCGCTCTGGTGGATCGCCGTCGTCGTGCTCGTCCTGTGGCTGCTGGGCTTCGTGGCCCGGCCGAGGGGCGGCACGAGCCGCTGGTACCGCTGGTAG